The following nucleotide sequence is from Vicinamibacteria bacterium.
CCTCGGCGGCTCGGCGTCGGGAGAGCTGCAAGAGGAGACCGCCCATGAGTGCTGTCTCCAACCCCACGAAGCTGATGCCCACGAGAATTGGGTCACGGTGCTCGTCCCAAAGCGATGAGGGTCGAAACAAAATCTGGCTCCGGTCGGGAAGCAGCGTCTCGCGGATTCCCCAGCGCTCCAGCTCGCGGAAGTCATAAGCCAGTACGTTCATCGTTACCGGCGGGGCGCTAATGGTTTCGGGAGCTTGGCCGCCGAGGATTCGTGCAGCGACGCCGCCCGCATGTTTACCCGCTTCAGATAGAGAAAGAAGCGGGCCACCGACGATTCCCGCGCCGAGCTGTGTGTCGAACAGGCCAAAGACGGGAGCATTGGCGGCTTCGTGAAGCCTCGTGAGTGCACTGCGCCCGGGGTAAGGAATTCCCGCCGCGTCTACGCTGAGCCCGCGGAAGAAAACGACGCTATGCGGCGGAAGGGCTTTCAGACGTTGCAGCACTTCCTCGAGCGACCACTCATTGGTCCAGGTGAAGCGAACTCGGTGGGAGAAACGCTCGAGCTCTTTCCTCGTGTCCGCGAGCGAGAGCTGGCTGTTCGGCGAGGCCCCCAATACCACGACGATCTCACGGGTGTCCGGCAGCACGCGAAGGATGTTTTCGATCGCCGCAAGAAGCCCGAGATCTATGGATACGACCGCCGCATTGCCCGCTTTGGAAACGTCCTCTGCCCAAGGTCTCTCTACCCCCGCCGCCAGGAGCGGCAGGGAGGGGAAGAGACGTTCGCGCTGGCGTAGACTGAACCGGGCCGCGGGGCCGCCGACGGTAACGAGCAAGTCCATGCATTCCTCGGCGAGGAGGGATTCGAGGTAGTTGACCAGGGGAGCATCGTTCGTGAACGCGGCAGACTGCCCCTCTCGAAGGGAGACTTCGAAAAACTCGACAGGTTCGGGGAAGAGCCGGGCGAGCTCGGCCTGGAAGCTGGAGGCGACATCGGCATAGGGGCCGAAGCCGTGTCCGAACGAGTGAAGGATGAGCACCTGCTTGTGATCGTCTTGCGCCGCATGCGTTACGACTGGATAGCCTGTGGAGACGGCGAGGAGCATCCAAACCGGCAGCATCGGTGCTCCGAGAATCACCGCGTTTCTTCTCGAGCTTGCTCGGATCATGCGTAACGTGGCTCGAAGGGTCGATACACGATCTCTCCGCGCTCGACGATGGCGACGCTGCTCTGAGGAATCTCGGTCCACCCGGAGGCCGCTTCTCCCGGAGGCTCGGAGACGATGGCTCGGGCGTCCGCGGAGAATCGGTCACGCAGAGCCGGGTTGAGCTCGTAGAGATCCTCCATCGCTCGGCTGTGGTAGAGCGTGGGAGCGTCGCCGTCGGTCGCGTAGCGCACGGCGTAGAGTTTCTCGCCGTCGCTGAATCCGAGCGTCATCCAGAGGGGATCGGAAACGCCGATCTTACGCGCCACCTCCTCCACGAAGCCTGCCATCGCTTGTACTGCGCCAACCGGATCGCTCTCGAGCCCGAAGGTCAGGGCCAGAAAGAACATCACCTCGGAATCGGTCGTTCCCGAGATGTTAGAAAACAAACGAGGGTCGACGCGGAACAGAAGCTCCCTCCGGAGCTTCTCGATCTCCTGAATCTCGCCATTGTGGACGAAGAGCCAGCGGCCGTAGCGGAACGGATGGCAGTTCGTCTCCTGGACGGTCGCTTGGGAGGTCGCGCGGACGTGCGCCAGAAACAAGGGAGACTCGACGATCGCGCAGGTCTCCCGCAAGTTGAAGTCGTTCCATGCCGGTCGGATGCTGCGAAAAAGTCCCGCCCGTCCGCGTGCGTCGTACCAACCTACGCCGAACCCGTCTCCGTTCGTGGGCGTTTCTGGTGAGTGAGAGCTCATGCTCTGATCGATGAGGGAGTGCTTGGGCTTGAACAAAAGCTCTTCGAGGGCCACTGGAGCCCCCGAGTACGCCATCCAGCGACACATGCAGCCTACATGCTAGACCGCCGAATGGACGCGGGCAAGGGAGTCGGGGTGCCCTCGGCCGTGGCTCGGATTGCCTTCTCGCCGTTTCCCCGACCTCAACGTGGCCGTGCCTCTTCGGGCATCATCGCG
It contains:
- a CDS encoding ATP-binding protein, with the translated sequence MIRASSRRNAVILGAPMLPVWMLLAVSTGYPVVTHAAQDDHKQVLILHSFGHGFGPYADVASSFQAELARLFPEPVEFFEVSLREGQSAAFTNDAPLVNYLESLLAEECMDLLVTVGGPAARFSLRQRERLFPSLPLLAAGVERPWAEDVSKAGNAAVVSIDLGLLAAIENILRVLPDTREIVVVLGASPNSQLSLADTRKELERFSHRVRFTWTNEWSLEEVLQRLKALPPHSVVFFRGLSVDAAGIPYPGRSALTRLHEAANAPVFGLFDTQLGAGIVGGPLLSLSEAGKHAGGVAARILGGQAPETISAPPVTMNVLAYDFRELERWGIRETLLPDRSQILFRPSSLWDEHRDPILVGISFVGLETALMGGLLLQLSRRRAAEEEARMFARRLLTAHEDERRRLAQELHEDLSQTLARIAIDAARMRQAPSSSVGELAVAMRDQLVRLSEHVHALSYRLHPSVLDDLGFKDALQVECDRFSRQESIRADLTSFEGPSELPSETALCLYRIAQEALRNVARHSGASRVSLAVTTTNGHLQMKVSDDGLGFAPRQRVTRSLGHASMRERARLVHGKLDIESAPGRGTTVTVSVPMKEGSP
- a CDS encoding class II glutamine amidotransferase, which codes for MAYSGAPVALEELLFKPKHSLIDQSMSSHSPETPTNGDGFGVGWYDARGRAGLFRSIRPAWNDFNLRETCAIVESPLFLAHVRATSQATVQETNCHPFRYGRWLFVHNGEIQEIEKLRRELLFRVDPRLFSNISGTTDSEVMFFLALTFGLESDPVGAVQAMAGFVEEVARKIGVSDPLWMTLGFSDGEKLYAVRYATDGDAPTLYHSRAMEDLYELNPALRDRFSADARAIVSEPPGEAASGWTEIPQSSVAIVERGEIVYRPFEPRYA